Proteins found in one uncultured Desulfuromonas sp. genomic segment:
- a CDS encoding SDR family oxidoreductase: MKEPLQNKRILIVGGSSGIGLAVAKQACQAGGEIIIASRNAAEKYNDLAATVGHDIETHSFDATSENETEKALKIIGDIDHLVITARPEITPAPFAETDLKQAKEAFETKFWGQYQLIQKAQCHISQNGSIVMTTGIAGEKIFRNSSTMSIINSATEAFCRSLAVELAPMRVNAVSPGFVAPKSPEVEEYAQQFPSGKIASPEEVAEAYIYLMESSYTTGLSVVIDGGARLI, translated from the coding sequence ATGAAAGAACCATTGCAAAATAAGAGAATACTTATTGTTGGAGGCAGTTCCGGCATTGGCCTCGCTGTCGCAAAACAGGCATGTCAGGCAGGGGGGGAAATTATTATAGCTTCCAGAAATGCGGCAGAAAAATATAATGATTTAGCGGCTACTGTTGGCCATGACATTGAGACCCATTCATTTGATGCGACATCCGAAAACGAAACAGAAAAGGCATTGAAAATAATTGGAGATATCGATCATCTTGTCATTACCGCAAGGCCAGAGATAACCCCGGCACCCTTTGCCGAAACCGATCTTAAACAGGCGAAAGAAGCATTTGAAACAAAATTTTGGGGCCAATACCAGCTTATCCAGAAGGCACAATGTCACATTAGTCAAAATGGCAGCATTGTTATGACCACCGGCATTGCTGGAGAAAAGATCTTCAGGAACTCTTCAACTATGTCTATTATCAATAGTGCTACGGAGGCATTCTGCAGGTCGTTGGCGGTAGAACTGGCGCCAATGAGAGTTAATGCTGTAAGCCCTGGTTTTGTTGCACCAAAATCTCCAGAGGTGGAGGAATATGCTCAACAGTTCCCTTCTGGAAAAATCGCTTCACCCGAAGAAGTAGCTGAAGCATATATTTATTTAATGGAAAGTTCTTATACAACAGGACTGTCTGTGGTGATTGATGGTGGGGCCAGATTGATATAA
- a CDS encoding GNAT family N-acetyltransferase: MKIRRYNLGEEQALWSLLYETVHRVNCKDYSSAQLDAWAPSQIDLTKWKERLSQTNPFVVEENGALIGFAELEENGHIDCFYCAHDWQGKGVGTALLQTIEHEAAKRGLSRLFAEASITAKSFFERHGFLVEVEQSVALQGEPFTNFVVSKILCSLT; encoded by the coding sequence ATGAAAATACGCCGCTATAACCTGGGTGAAGAGCAGGCCCTCTGGTCTTTGCTGTACGAAACCGTCCATCGGGTAAACTGCAAAGATTACTCTTCGGCACAACTCGACGCCTGGGCCCCTTCGCAAATTGATCTGACTAAATGGAAAGAGCGCCTGAGCCAAACCAACCCTTTTGTGGTAGAAGAAAATGGTGCATTAATCGGTTTTGCTGAGTTGGAGGAAAACGGTCACATCGACTGCTTTTACTGCGCCCATGATTGGCAAGGTAAAGGTGTCGGAACGGCTTTGTTGCAGACGATTGAACACGAGGCGGCGAAGCGAGGCCTCTCCCGTTTATTTGCGGAAGCCAGCATCACCGCTAAAAGCTTTTTTGAGAGACATGGTTTCTTAGTTGAGGTTGAGCAGTCCGTAGCGTTGCAAGGCGAGCCGTTTACCAATTTCGTGGTGTCGAAAATTCTCTGTAGTTTAACCTGA
- a CDS encoding transporter substrate-binding domain-containing protein, which produces MKISARMKIFVSLLLLLSAFLWGCSDSSHHTSTPLTISVVEMSPNSFTQNGEIVGIDVDTATAAMDDAGVDYVVEMEQNSTVAYDNTLNGSNRALLGIGYSAERQDLFKWAGPTSSSGYYVFAKKNSGLGSTLGLDGTKALDSIAVVTGWLETTSLEDLGFDNLVYYATYDEAVAALLDGDVQALASDGKQLAYKVQGQFSFSDDFDVCFGYTSAFYYIAFSKDVSDEVVAAVQASLDDLIKTNETLAILQRYFPDANETMLPDVLQLFTEVAPPFNYYSGSIVDPDIQGSSVEIVDAIQSRNDYASNVKITGWIDAYATVQYLPNSALFTTARTAEREGLFQWVGPIATLRGSFYTLRDSGITITTLEQAKALGSIATPSNWYTHDYLLANGFDNIVATSFSPLDAFNQLLNGEVDALFMYDEGINWLCDATSTPTEDIVKQFEETYDEGYVAFSLTTPTSTVEQWQQNLDAMKQDGTFEGIWQSWFNGSELP; this is translated from the coding sequence ATGAAGATATCTGCAAGGATGAAAATTTTTGTGTCACTGCTGTTGTTGCTGAGTGCATTTTTATGGGGCTGTAGTGACAGCTCACACCACACATCAACACCGCTGACTATTTCTGTGGTCGAAATGAGTCCCAACAGTTTTACCCAAAACGGTGAGATTGTCGGCATTGATGTCGATACGGCAACGGCAGCCATGGATGACGCCGGGGTTGACTATGTCGTGGAGATGGAACAAAACTCGACCGTTGCCTATGACAACACCCTCAATGGCTCAAACCGTGCCCTGCTGGGGATCGGGTATTCTGCCGAGCGTCAGGATCTGTTCAAGTGGGCCGGTCCGACCAGTTCATCCGGCTATTATGTGTTTGCCAAAAAAAACAGCGGATTGGGCTCAACCCTTGGTCTGGACGGCACCAAAGCGCTGGACTCCATTGCCGTTGTGACGGGATGGCTGGAGACGACGTCGCTGGAGGATCTTGGCTTTGACAATCTGGTCTATTACGCCACCTATGATGAAGCGGTTGCCGCATTGCTTGATGGTGATGTGCAGGCCTTGGCCAGTGACGGCAAGCAGTTGGCCTACAAAGTTCAGGGCCAGTTTTCCTTCAGCGATGATTTTGATGTGTGCTTTGGCTACACGTCGGCATTTTATTACATCGCCTTTTCTAAAGATGTCAGTGATGAGGTGGTGGCGGCCGTGCAGGCCAGTTTGGATGACCTGATCAAAACCAACGAAACCCTGGCTATTCTGCAACGCTACTTCCCCGACGCGAATGAAACCATGCTGCCTGATGTTCTGCAGCTGTTCACTGAAGTCGCGCCGCCCTTTAATTATTACTCCGGGTCCATTGTCGATCCGGATATCCAGGGTTCATCCGTCGAGATTGTTGACGCCATTCAGTCCCGTAATGACTATGCTTCAAATGTCAAAATCACCGGCTGGATTGATGCCTATGCCACGGTGCAGTATCTGCCGAACAGCGCCCTGTTTACCACCGCCCGCACTGCGGAGCGCGAGGGACTGTTTCAGTGGGTCGGTCCCATCGCCACGTTGCGCGGCAGTTTTTACACGCTGCGTGATTCGGGTATTACCATCACAACTCTGGAACAAGCGAAGGCGTTAGGTTCCATCGCAACCCCCAGTAACTGGTACACCCATGATTATCTGCTCGCCAATGGCTTTGACAACATCGTTGCCACCTCTTTTTCCCCTCTGGACGCGTTCAATCAGTTGCTCAACGGCGAAGTCGATGCCCTGTTTATGTACGATGAGGGGATCAATTGGCTGTGTGATGCCACCTCAACCCCGACTGAAGATATCGTCAAGCAATTTGAGGAAACCTACGATGAAGGCTATGTTGCGTTCAGCCTGACCACGCCGACCTCCACCGTTGAGCAATGGCAACAGAATCTCGATGCCATGAAACAGGATGGCACGTTTGAAGGGATCTGGCAGAGCTGGTTTAACGGCAGTGAACTGCCCTAG
- a CDS encoding GGDEF domain-containing protein produces MAELANFLVIGGALVLLLALFPVDQLRRRLPHSPCRIAWMFLSVLVCLFFLGYALYALLFWNEAQQWHDLVVPVIFFFGAIFVLIVCLLAARTADDVTRLCHLEYENILDPLLGIYNRRHMDRCLRSEADKTRRYALDLSVLLIDVDFFKKVNDTYGHLVGDRVLQALAQMVKGSVRDFDMVFRYGGEEIMVLLPYTNSNGAQTLGNRLCQWVGERCLIEEVHQGEPVNIQVTISVGVSTFDPAVEDEGEMVARADMALYRAKKNGRNRVEVADQAQAGTFKNE; encoded by the coding sequence ATGGCGGAGTTGGCAAATTTTCTGGTGATTGGTGGCGCGCTGGTGCTGCTGTTGGCGTTGTTTCCTGTTGATCAGTTGCGCCGACGTCTTCCCCATAGTCCATGTCGTATTGCATGGATGTTCCTTTCTGTTCTGGTGTGCCTGTTTTTTTTGGGGTATGCCCTCTATGCCCTGCTGTTTTGGAACGAGGCACAGCAATGGCATGATCTTGTCGTGCCGGTGATCTTCTTTTTCGGGGCAATTTTTGTCCTGATTGTCTGTCTGCTTGCCGCGCGCACCGCCGATGATGTCACCCGGCTGTGTCATTTGGAATACGAAAACATTCTTGACCCGCTGCTGGGAATTTATAATCGCCGCCATATGGATCGGTGTCTGCGCAGCGAGGCCGATAAAACCCGCCGTTATGCTCTTGATCTGTCGGTGCTTCTGATCGACGTCGATTTCTTTAAAAAGGTTAACGACACCTATGGCCATCTGGTTGGCGACCGGGTCTTGCAGGCCCTGGCCCAGATGGTTAAAGGCAGCGTGCGCGATTTTGATATGGTCTTTCGCTATGGCGGTGAAGAGATCATGGTGTTGTTGCCCTATACCAATTCGAATGGCGCGCAAACTCTGGGAAACCGCCTGTGTCAGTGGGTGGGTGAACGCTGTCTTATTGAGGAGGTGCATCAAGGCGAGCCGGTGAATATTCAGGTGACCATCAGTGTCGGTGTAAGCACATTTGATCCAGCGGTGGAAGATGAGGGCGAGATGGTGGCACGGGCTGACATGGCCTTGTATCGCGCCAAAAAGAATGGGCGTAACCGGGTTGAGGTGGCCGATCAAGCCCAAGCTGGGACGTTTAAAAACGAGTGA
- a CDS encoding response regulator transcription factor, which yields MEQRDYLQQMTVLLAEDDKIVRDSTAQALEMFVQRVIAVEDGAAALQQFHSGVADIVILDIKMPGKSGLEVAREIRSSDEITPIFIISSFNDSEQLHQAIPLLLIDYLIKPLTFDQLKAALFKSVDYLEKRGGLTYPLGDGVSYNKRSGTLTATDGRETTLPMREKQLLDLLITNRNKLVTKERLEDLIFNMECSETSLKNLVYRLKKKIPANRIVNVREIGYMLAEQD from the coding sequence ATGGAACAACGGGACTATCTGCAACAGATGACGGTGCTGCTGGCCGAAGACGACAAAATTGTCCGCGACAGCACGGCACAGGCGTTGGAAATGTTTGTCCAGCGGGTGATTGCCGTCGAAGATGGCGCTGCAGCGCTGCAGCAGTTCCACAGCGGGGTGGCCGACATTGTGATCCTTGATATCAAGATGCCGGGGAAAAGCGGCCTGGAGGTTGCGCGGGAGATCAGAAGCAGCGATGAGATCACGCCGATCTTCATTATCAGCTCGTTCAACGACAGTGAGCAACTGCATCAAGCCATTCCGCTACTGCTAATTGATTACCTGATCAAGCCGCTGACCTTCGACCAGCTCAAGGCGGCGCTGTTTAAAAGTGTCGATTATCTGGAAAAACGGGGTGGACTGACCTACCCCCTTGGTGACGGCGTCAGCTACAACAAACGCTCCGGCACCCTGACAGCCACAGATGGCCGGGAAACGACGCTGCCGATGCGGGAAAAGCAACTGCTTGATCTGCTGATCACCAACCGCAACAAGCTGGTGACCAAGGAACGGCTGGAAGATCTGATCTTCAACATGGAATGCAGCGAGACGTCGCTGAAGAACCTGGTCTATCGGCTGAAGAAAAAAATTCCCGCCAACCGGATCGTTAACGTCAGAGAGATCGGCTACATGTTGGCCGAGCAGGACTAA
- a CDS encoding methyl-accepting chemotaxis protein, which yields MAILSRFKLVFRSVSRLAIGWRLAAGFAAVLLLVVIMSSATIYSISDIEQANTHVNNALDSATNIQQRTGQINTWLNQLERCESNVKNSLLSMEEAFLRNKAQVHLFDDQQDPLKHWLSSRQRSELTKELPQTAALITNLERLQTEIETNAHKISETWRPRHEGLSQALNELKRTQIYWALKITNMIFVQSSIGELLYEELEETPLETFRNGATYQRYAEQFPPLKQAVDNASDENRQLRKASFALEALIMEGEWDKVRTLYRDEFPSRIKSMAVDLDFALQMENRILYQQEDAIALLNSKLKPTTAELSQTIRQLRKILQESMSQVNQTGSASSQNVLDARHQVTTQISNTKQRITLTSLVILFIGTLASWWITRSIVSPLRDTMSMIKELEAGRLSKRLNFSRQDEIGEMAASLNAFADHLENEIVTAFNQLAEGNFTFESKGLIQEPLSNVNRSLNELLLEIRRMGTHIQSGSKQIADSSQHLSLGATSQAHSVEEITRSMASISQQTRQNADNAQQARELSERTRHSAEQGNEHIGQMLVAIEEINQSGVNVSKIIKVIDEIAFQTNLLALNAAVEAARAGQHGKGFAVVAEEVRNLAARSAKAASETTLLIQGSTQKAERGVKIAHQTAEALSEIVDETAEVSELIRKIADASTEQAQDIEHITAGLAKIDTVAQKNNSLAEQSASASVQLSEQAERMHGRLEQFSLYAVPEALPMLHTEKSAHMPVVRATKSQPLKAIERRMH from the coding sequence ATGGCCATTCTCTCGCGCTTTAAACTGGTTTTTCGCTCTGTGTCAAGACTGGCTATCGGTTGGCGACTGGCCGCCGGATTTGCGGCCGTTTTACTGTTGGTTGTCATTATGAGCAGTGCCACAATCTACTCGATCAGCGACATTGAACAGGCCAACACACACGTCAATAATGCCCTTGATTCCGCAACCAACATCCAGCAACGGACCGGACAAATCAACACCTGGCTGAATCAGCTGGAACGGTGCGAATCGAATGTCAAAAACAGTCTATTGAGTATGGAAGAAGCTTTTTTGCGCAACAAGGCCCAAGTGCATCTGTTTGACGACCAACAGGACCCCCTCAAGCACTGGCTATCAAGCCGGCAACGTAGCGAGCTGACCAAAGAATTGCCGCAGACAGCAGCCCTCATCACCAACCTGGAGCGACTTCAGACAGAGATCGAAACCAATGCGCACAAGATCAGCGAAACCTGGCGCCCCCGTCACGAAGGACTGAGCCAAGCGCTGAACGAACTGAAACGTACCCAGATCTACTGGGCGCTTAAAATCACCAACATGATTTTCGTGCAAAGCTCTATCGGCGAACTGCTCTATGAAGAACTCGAAGAGACACCACTCGAAACATTCCGCAATGGTGCCACCTACCAACGGTATGCCGAACAATTTCCCCCATTGAAACAAGCCGTTGACAATGCCAGCGATGAAAACCGGCAATTGCGCAAAGCCAGTTTTGCCCTGGAGGCGTTGATCATGGAAGGCGAATGGGACAAGGTCCGAACCTTGTACCGTGACGAATTTCCGTCACGGATCAAATCCATGGCCGTCGACCTTGACTTTGCCCTGCAGATGGAAAACCGGATTCTTTATCAGCAGGAAGATGCCATCGCCCTGCTCAACAGCAAACTGAAACCAACCACAGCTGAACTGTCACAAACAATCAGGCAACTGCGCAAAATCCTTCAGGAATCGATGAGCCAGGTCAATCAAACAGGCAGCGCCAGCAGTCAGAATGTTCTGGACGCACGCCATCAGGTGACCACCCAGATCAGCAACACCAAACAGCGCATCACGCTGACTTCGCTGGTGATTCTCTTTATCGGCACTCTGGCATCATGGTGGATCACGCGCTCCATTGTTTCACCGCTGCGCGATACCATGTCGATGATCAAAGAACTCGAAGCGGGACGGTTGAGCAAACGCCTCAACTTTTCCCGTCAGGATGAAATCGGTGAAATGGCCGCCAGCCTCAATGCCTTTGCCGACCATCTCGAAAATGAGATCGTTACCGCGTTCAACCAGTTGGCTGAGGGCAATTTCACCTTCGAAAGCAAAGGCCTGATCCAGGAACCGCTGAGCAACGTCAACCGCTCTCTCAACGAATTGCTCCTCGAAATCCGCCGTATGGGCACCCATATCCAGAGTGGCTCAAAACAGATTGCCGACTCGAGCCAGCACCTCTCGTTGGGAGCAACGTCTCAAGCCCATTCCGTCGAAGAGATCACCCGGTCCATGGCAAGCATCAGCCAACAGACCCGCCAGAATGCCGACAATGCTCAGCAGGCTCGCGAGCTGTCGGAACGCACCCGCCATTCGGCGGAGCAGGGCAACGAACACATTGGACAAATGCTGGTCGCCATTGAAGAGATTAACCAGTCGGGTGTCAACGTCTCAAAAATCATCAAAGTGATCGACGAGATCGCCTTCCAGACCAACCTGCTGGCCCTCAACGCCGCCGTTGAAGCCGCACGTGCGGGTCAACACGGCAAAGGCTTTGCCGTCGTCGCCGAAGAGGTGCGCAATCTGGCAGCCCGCAGCGCCAAAGCCGCTTCTGAAACCACGCTGCTGATCCAGGGCTCCACACAAAAAGCCGAGCGCGGTGTCAAAATCGCTCACCAGACGGCCGAAGCGTTGTCGGAAATCGTTGATGAGACCGCAGAAGTTTCCGAGCTGATCCGCAAGATCGCCGACGCCTCCACGGAGCAGGCACAGGATATTGAACACATTACGGCCGGACTGGCCAAGATCGACACCGTCGCTCAGAAAAACAACAGCCTGGCCGAACAAAGCGCCAGCGCCTCGGTGCAATTGTCTGAGCAAGCCGAGCGCATGCACGGACGGCTTGAACAATTCTCACTCTATGCCGTGCCGGAAGCACTGCCAATGCTCCATACAGAGAAAAGTGCCCACATGCCGGTTGTCAGAGCCACCAAGTCTCAGCCCTTGAAGGCCATTGAAAGAAGAATGCATTAA
- a CDS encoding cysteine hydrolase family protein has product MSDCLILVDLQNDYFAGGTMELADADRAAANAQRLLAEFRKNKLPVVHIQHIAARPDATFFLPQTRGAEIHAMVAPNEGETVVVKNYPNSFRDTALLDILKQNNITTLILCGAMSHMCIDATTRAAFDLGFSCVVAEDACATRDLVFKGKTIQAAEVHAAFMAALAVPYARIEETEVIIQGMA; this is encoded by the coding sequence ATGAGTGATTGTCTGATTCTGGTGGATCTGCAAAATGATTATTTTGCGGGCGGCACGATGGAACTGGCTGATGCCGATAGGGCTGCGGCGAATGCGCAGCGGCTGTTGGCCGAGTTTAGAAAAAACAAGCTGCCCGTGGTTCATATTCAGCATATTGCGGCGCGACCGGACGCGACTTTTTTCCTGCCGCAAACCCGTGGTGCCGAAATTCATGCCATGGTCGCGCCCAACGAGGGTGAAACCGTGGTGGTGAAAAACTATCCCAACAGCTTTCGTGATACAGCCTTGCTGGATATTTTGAAACAGAACAACATCACCACCCTTATCCTCTGTGGTGCCATGAGCCACATGTGTATCGATGCAACCACCCGCGCGGCGTTTGACCTTGGTTTCAGTTGTGTGGTGGCTGAGGACGCTTGCGCTACACGGGATCTTGTTTTTAAGGGTAAAACGATCCAAGCCGCCGAGGTGCATGCTGCGTTTATGGCGGCGCTCGCGGTTCCTTACGCAAGGATTGAAGAGACCGAAGTGATCATTCAGGGCATGGCATAA
- a CDS encoding sensor histidine kinase has translation MKFFLQVLLALLLLSNTAVAADLPAVDITPTLNQQALDHSTFHVLIDPDKTATVTDLLVNKHREWHPAEKNSFPYTTAAVWSRARLHNSSSQPVKLHLINDFVAHDEVDIYLIRGGTVSEQYQFGDTRPIRATEILNRFANVHITLHGNETIEVLTRYASTTPISIKMKLLSEHNYSRLAIEDLTIWGVFIGVTLALVIYNVMMFVSLRNVAFLFYVLHSLANGYNTLTSSGHVYAFLSPLLPLAWLNLSYKVTPSVAVILMSLFIITFFDLKHKIGWLYKLNLANIGLFSALIASLLYFYPSGQLLLHNKISSLLLPLALVFMLFSALVVAWHKLFAGRYFLIGAGIFFFTMLNYVLCFTGLVDFGSGVLYVLPTGMAAEAIFFAMALGQKIKRIEAERAENALLVDESNKFNSTSYLLAGILHQFKQPLVYLGTEVLKLRTQRYQSGQDDVHSEEILGHMESQIGGMNDLVGNFYSFYSQQPQLGEFDLQHAIDTVLDMLASSLQAGKIKVIKDYQGQQLCADEKALKQILLILLENTVSVLQEKSPDAPTLWLTSSGEKQVTIEVRDNAGGIDPQALDKIFNIHYSKKQTQGLGIGLALARKLAETRLNGSLNVHNEPSGACFVLVFQSTC, from the coding sequence ATGAAATTTTTCCTTCAAGTCCTCCTGGCCCTGCTGTTGCTCAGCAATACCGCCGTCGCGGCCGACCTCCCCGCCGTCGATATCACCCCCACTTTAAACCAACAGGCACTCGACCACAGTACGTTCCACGTCCTGATCGATCCGGACAAAACCGCCACCGTGACGGATCTGCTCGTCAACAAGCACCGTGAATGGCACCCTGCCGAGAAAAATTCGTTCCCCTACACCACCGCTGCCGTGTGGAGCCGAGCCCGTCTGCACAACAGCTCGTCACAGCCGGTAAAGCTCCACCTGATCAACGACTTTGTTGCCCATGATGAAGTGGATATCTATCTGATCCGAGGCGGCACCGTCAGTGAGCAGTACCAGTTCGGCGATACGCGGCCAATCCGCGCCACGGAAATCCTCAATCGATTCGCCAATGTTCACATCACACTGCACGGCAACGAAACCATCGAAGTCCTCACCCGTTACGCCTCGACCACCCCGATCAGCATCAAGATGAAACTGCTCAGCGAACACAACTATTCACGGCTGGCCATCGAGGATTTAACCATCTGGGGCGTATTTATCGGCGTTACACTGGCGCTGGTGATCTACAACGTTATGATGTTCGTCTCGCTGCGCAATGTGGCCTTTCTTTTCTACGTGCTGCACAGTCTGGCCAACGGCTACAACACTCTGACCAGTTCAGGGCATGTCTATGCGTTTTTGAGCCCGCTGCTGCCACTGGCCTGGCTTAATCTCAGCTACAAAGTCACGCCGTCGGTAGCGGTCATCCTCATGTCGTTATTCATCATCACCTTCTTCGACCTCAAGCACAAAATCGGCTGGCTGTACAAACTCAACCTCGCCAACATCGGGTTGTTTAGCGCGTTGATCGCGTCATTGTTGTACTTTTATCCAAGCGGCCAACTGCTGCTGCACAACAAAATCTCTTCGCTATTGCTCCCTCTGGCACTGGTGTTCATGCTCTTTTCCGCCCTGGTGGTCGCCTGGCACAAGCTGTTTGCCGGTCGTTATTTCCTCATCGGTGCCGGAATCTTCTTTTTCACCATGCTCAATTACGTGCTGTGCTTCACCGGACTGGTCGATTTCGGCAGTGGGGTTCTGTATGTTCTGCCGACAGGAATGGCGGCAGAGGCGATCTTCTTTGCCATGGCTCTAGGCCAAAAAATAAAACGGATTGAAGCGGAACGAGCCGAAAACGCCCTACTGGTTGATGAGAGCAACAAGTTCAATTCAACCAGCTATCTGCTCGCCGGGATTCTCCACCAGTTCAAACAACCGCTGGTTTATCTCGGCACAGAGGTTTTAAAGCTGCGCACCCAGCGCTACCAAAGCGGTCAGGACGACGTGCACAGCGAGGAAATTCTCGGTCATATGGAAAGTCAGATTGGTGGGATGAATGATCTGGTCGGCAACTTTTACAGTTTTTATTCGCAACAGCCGCAGCTCGGCGAGTTCGATCTGCAACATGCCATCGACACCGTGCTGGACATGCTCGCCTCATCGTTGCAGGCAGGAAAGATCAAGGTCATTAAGGACTATCAGGGCCAACAGCTCTGCGCCGATGAAAAGGCGCTCAAGCAAATCCTGCTGATTTTGCTGGAAAATACCGTCAGCGTCTTACAGGAAAAAAGTCCCGACGCCCCCACCCTGTGGCTCACCAGCTCCGGCGAGAAGCAGGTCACCATCGAAGTGCGTGACAACGCCGGCGGCATTGATCCCCAGGCACTCGATAAAATTTTCAACATCCATTACAGCAAAAAACAGACGCAAGGACTCGGCATCGGGCTGGCCCTGGCAAGAAAGCTGGCGGAAACGCGCCTCAACGGCAGCCTCAACGTTCACAATGAACCCTCCGGGGCCTGTTTCGTGCTGGTGTTTCAATCCACCTGTTGA
- a CDS encoding MBL fold metallo-hydrolase, whose translation MKFIQILILIFLFNIPATFADEFVPEKSDNNGYVEPFQMFDNVFYVGDKWCSSYLVKTTEGLVLIETLECPYGRWIPDNVKKVGLNPADIKYILVTHGHSDHVGNAEYIQRMYGSQVVMSKVEYELAKEQAKKSKGEGSFKAPVVNKFVGDGGELMVGDTKFTFYITPGHTKGCLSIEFMVKNLGKSYRAFMFGGHSPSRKNADLAYAFIESIGRIRALASIEPKVSVNLANHPHKNKLFEKRDLGKGNESINYFIDSKGFFDFLNMQEDIGLKKIAELSANANKANSAEAKSRAAD comes from the coding sequence ATGAAATTCATTCAGATCTTAATTTTAATATTTTTATTCAATATTCCTGCAACCTTTGCAGATGAATTTGTTCCGGAAAAAAGTGATAACAATGGCTACGTAGAACCTTTTCAAATGTTCGACAACGTATTCTATGTTGGGGATAAATGGTGTTCATCGTACTTAGTTAAAACCACAGAGGGACTCGTTCTAATCGAAACATTAGAGTGTCCCTACGGTCGATGGATTCCTGACAACGTAAAAAAGGTTGGTTTAAATCCGGCTGACATCAAATATATATTAGTTACTCACGGTCATTCAGATCATGTCGGGAATGCAGAATATATACAGCGAATGTATGGAAGTCAGGTTGTGATGTCTAAAGTTGAGTATGAACTGGCCAAAGAGCAGGCAAAAAAAAGCAAAGGGGAAGGATCATTTAAAGCTCCAGTAGTCAATAAGTTTGTAGGAGATGGGGGCGAGTTGATGGTTGGAGATACAAAATTTACTTTTTATATAACACCGGGCCACACGAAAGGTTGCTTGTCTATTGAATTTATGGTCAAAAATCTGGGGAAATCGTATCGGGCATTTATGTTTGGGGGGCACAGCCCTTCACGTAAAAACGCTGATCTCGCCTATGCTTTCATTGAAAGCATAGGAAGAATAAGAGCGTTAGCTTCTATCGAACCAAAAGTTAGCGTAAATCTGGCAAATCACCCACATAAAAACAAGTTATTTGAAAAAAGAGATTTGGGTAAGGGGAACGAGTCTATTAATTATTTCATAGATAGTAAGGGCTTTTTTGATTTTTTAAATATGCAAGAGGACATAGGTTTAAAAAAAATTGCAGAGTTAAGCGCAAATGCCAACAAAGCTAATTCAGCCGAAGCAAAAAGCCGCGCGGCTGATTAG
- a CDS encoding DUF6198 family protein has translation MKYNHFILLRAILLIAGLFLLALGISLSVMADLGVSPISCVPYIYSQVTALSLGEVTILFNGLFILMQIAVLKRKYHYPQLSQLLVVFLLGYFIDFTLFLISGIHPESYLWQVIALLSSCALIAFGVFLIVKANLIFVPADGFVLVVSQAYKREFGQVKIYLDSSMVTVGVISSIIFLHTVAGIREGTLFSALMVGIFIQIYGKASQAIAKFI, from the coding sequence ATGAAATATAATCACTTCATATTGTTAAGGGCAATTTTGCTCATTGCGGGGCTCTTCTTATTGGCCCTCGGGATCTCTCTATCGGTAATGGCAGACTTGGGAGTTTCTCCCATCTCCTGCGTACCTTACATATACAGTCAGGTCACTGCCCTTTCTTTGGGTGAAGTAACCATTCTCTTCAATGGTTTATTTATCCTCATGCAAATTGCTGTATTGAAAAGGAAATACCATTACCCACAGCTATCACAGCTGCTGGTCGTTTTTCTTCTGGGTTATTTTATCGATTTTACGCTTTTTCTTATCTCCGGCATTCATCCTGAATCATATCTCTGGCAGGTCATTGCTTTATTGAGCAGTTGCGCCTTGATAGCTTTTGGTGTTTTTCTCATTGTAAAGGCAAATTTAATATTCGTTCCAGCAGATGGTTTTGTCCTTGTTGTTTCCCAGGCGTATAAAAGAGAGTTTGGACAAGTCAAAATCTATCTGGATAGCTCAATGGTGACAGTGGGAGTGATCAGTTCTATCATCTTTTTACACACAGTGGCGGGAATAAGAGAAGGTACCCTATTCTCTGCCCTCATGGTCGGCATTTTTATTCAAATTTATGGCAAAGCATCACAGGCTATCGCGAAATTCATCTAA